Proteins from a single region of Geminocystis sp. M7585_C2015_104:
- the tsf gene encoding translation elongation factor Ts — translation MVEISAKLVKELREKTNAGMMDCKKALQESGGDMEKAIEWLRQKGIASAEKKAGRVAAEGIIESYIHTGGRIGVLVEVNCETDFVARREDFHALAKDIAMQIAACPNVEYVKISDIPEEVVAKEREIEMGREDLANKPENIREKIVEGRVQKRLSEMCLLSQPYIRDQSITVEQLIKQYIAKIGENIQVRRFARFVLGEGIEKKETNFAQEVAAQTGATTNS, via the coding sequence ATGGTGGAAATATCAGCGAAACTGGTAAAGGAACTAAGAGAAAAAACCAATGCGGGGATGATGGACTGTAAAAAAGCCCTTCAGGAAAGTGGGGGAGACATGGAAAAGGCTATAGAGTGGCTACGTCAAAAGGGAATTGCCTCTGCCGAGAAGAAAGCAGGGAGAGTCGCCGCTGAGGGGATTATTGAAAGTTACATCCACACCGGTGGCAGAATTGGTGTCTTAGTAGAAGTCAACTGTGAGACTGATTTTGTCGCCCGCAGAGAGGATTTCCATGCTCTAGCCAAGGATATTGCCATGCAGATTGCCGCTTGCCCCAACGTGGAGTATGTTAAAATCAGCGACATTCCCGAAGAGGTAGTCGCCAAGGAAAGAGAAATAGAAATGGGTAGGGAAGACTTAGCCAACAAACCAGAAAACATCCGTGAGAAAATTGTAGAGGGGAGGGTACAAAAACGCCTTTCTGAGATGTGTCTTCTCTCCCAACCCTACATTAGGGATCAGTCTATCACAGTGGAACAGTTGATTAAACAATACATTGCCAAAATCGGCGAGAATATTCAAGTTCGTCGTTTTGCCCGTTTTGTTTTAGGGGAGGGGATTGAGAAAAAAGAAACTAATTTTGCCCAAGAAGTTGCCGCCCAGACTGGTGCCACTACTAATTCTTAA
- a CDS encoding aminoacyl-tRNA hydrolase, translating into MKEKKLIIPEVIVGLGNPGAQYEHTRHNIGFEIVDFLADKWGLVWQKSTKFQGLFTEGFVHSQKRIFLLKPLTYMNNSGISVRAILDWYKLSTNSILVVYDDMDLPFGKIRLRLSGSSGGHNGIKSIISHLGTQDFPRFRVGIGKSVHKDATVSHVLGKFSPQEREAIPSLLDLCYQAIDCCIREGVEKGMSIYNQKSISLIPNTAA; encoded by the coding sequence ATGAAGGAAAAAAAATTAATTATTCCAGAAGTGATTGTTGGCCTGGGAAATCCCGGGGCACAATATGAACACACTCGCCATAATATCGGCTTTGAAATAGTAGATTTTTTGGCCGATAAGTGGGGATTAGTATGGCAAAAGAGCACCAAGTTTCAGGGCTTGTTTACCGAGGGTTTTGTCCACTCTCAAAAGAGGATTTTTCTCCTTAAACCCCTGACTTATATGAATAACTCCGGCATTTCTGTGCGGGCAATTTTAGACTGGTATAAATTGTCGACTAACTCCATTTTGGTGGTCTATGACGACATGGATTTGCCCTTTGGCAAAATTCGCCTGCGTTTGTCTGGCTCTTCTGGTGGCCACAATGGCATAAAGTCCATCATCAGTCACCTCGGTACTCAGGATTTCCCCCGTTTTCGTGTAGGCATCGGCAAATCTGTCCATAAAGACGCCACCGTAAGTCATGTTTTAGGTAAGTTTTCTCCCCAGGAAAGAGAGGCTATTCCTAGTTTGTTAGACTTGTGTTATCAGGCCATTGACTGTTGTATTAGGGAGGGAGTGGAAAAAGGCATGAGCATCTACAACCAAAAATCCATAAGTCTAATACCTAATACTGCAGCGTAA
- the rpsB gene encoding 30S ribosomal protein S2, translating into MAVVTLKELLDCGVHFGHQTRRWNPKMAPYIYTARNGVHIIDLVQTAQLLEEAYGFLKKAAEGGKKVLFVGTKRQAAGIVAQEAKRCGSHYINQRWLGGMLTNWETIKSRISYLKELEILEESGALDRRPKKEASVLRRKLEKLRKYFGGIKDMRRVPDIVIIVDTKREYNAVKECQKLGLTIVSMLDTNCDPDGIDYPIPANDDAIRSIKLIIGKLADAIYEGRYNKAAAEGRLDEFLASVSAAGEGEYEMEEEEEEMEEELDMDEEELVESYGGE; encoded by the coding sequence ATGGCCGTAGTCACCCTAAAAGAATTATTAGATTGTGGAGTCCACTTTGGACATCAAACCCGCCGTTGGAATCCCAAAATGGCCCCTTACATCTATACTGCCAGAAATGGGGTTCATATCATCGACCTGGTACAAACAGCACAACTTTTGGAAGAAGCCTATGGCTTTTTGAAAAAAGCGGCAGAGGGGGGTAAAAAAGTCCTATTTGTTGGCACAAAAAGACAGGCTGCCGGGATTGTGGCGCAAGAAGCGAAAAGATGTGGCTCCCATTATATCAACCAACGGTGGCTGGGGGGAATGCTAACCAACTGGGAGACAATCAAATCCCGTATCAGTTACCTCAAAGAGTTGGAAATCCTAGAGGAAAGTGGCGCACTTGACAGACGTCCAAAAAAGGAAGCATCCGTCTTGCGACGAAAGCTGGAAAAACTACGTAAGTACTTCGGCGGCATAAAAGACATGCGACGGGTGCCGGATATTGTAATTATAGTTGACACAAAAAGAGAGTACAATGCAGTGAAAGAATGTCAGAAGCTAGGGTTGACAATAGTGTCCATGTTGGACACAAATTGTGACCCGGATGGCATAGACTACCCCATTCCAGCCAATGATGATGCCATCAGGTCTATTAAACTGATAATAGGTAAATTGGCTGATGCCATCTACGAAGGACGTTATAACAAAGCCGCCGCTGAAGGCAGACTGGATGAATTCCTTGCCTCCGTATCCGCCGCTGGGGAAGGGGAATACGAGATGGAGGAAGAGGAAGAGGAAATGGAAGAAGAATTGGATATGGATGAAGAGGAATTAGTAGAATCCTATGGCGGCGAATAA